A portion of the Cryptomeria japonica chromosome 5, Sugi_1.0, whole genome shotgun sequence genome contains these proteins:
- the LOC131875603 gene encoding uncharacterized protein LOC131875603 → MPKKDEAWKYTEDFIGRQKNQTKCFFCKEINFGGINRFKYHIAGIPGHDIEVCKLQTPEAKRFCYVQLETHEQEKLTKKRQLEELSAIGSHAPTSASASASASASTSVGCVGEGSSMPPFHPSASASASASTSTPPGGTITFGPRVRKSRLDSYFVPRSTPGAQPSLEGMGWNKEVHDAARKQICKFWYFCNIPFIAAR, encoded by the coding sequence atgcCTAAAAAGGATGAGGCTTGGAAATATACTGAAGACTTTATTGgcagacaaaaaaatcaaacaaaatgttttttttgtaaagaaattaattttggtggCATCAATAGATTTAAATACCATATTGCCGGCATACCTGGCCATGATATTGAGGTATGCAAATTACAAACTCCTGAGGCAAAACGTTTCTGTTATGTCCAATTAGAaacacatgaacaagaaaagttaACTAAGAAGAGGCAATTGGAAGAGTTAAGTGCTATTGGCTCCCATGCACCCACATCCGCATCTGCATCCGCATCCGCATCCGCATCCACATCCGTAGGctgtgttggagagggttcttccatgcctccctttcaccctagtgcttctgctagtgctagtgcttctacttctactcctCCTGGTGGCACTATTACCTTTGGCCCTAGAGTTCGGAAATCCAGGTTGGATAGTTATTTTGTGCCGCGTAGTACTCCTGGGGCACAACcctcgcttgagggcatgggttggaacaaggaggttcatgatgctgcaagaaaacaaatttgcaagttttggtacttttgcaacattccatttattgcagccaggtaa